In the genome of Pseudoglutamicibacter cumminsii, one region contains:
- the guaA gene encoding glutamine-hydrolyzing GMP synthase: MLVIDYGAQYAQLIARRVREANVYSEVVPHTFSTEQILAKNPVALILSGGPSSVYADGAPKVPEGLFETGLPTLGICYGFQAMANALGGTVSRTNQREYGSTAVSSKGEACTLFDGLPDAQIAWMSHGDAVTEAPEGFTVLASTERTPVAAFADEERKLYGVQWHPEVQHSTHGQQLLKNFLYESAGLSPDWTAESVVEDQVARIREQIGNKRAICGLSGGVDSAVAAALVQRAVGDQLTCVYVDHGLMRAGESEAIEQAFGKAHGGAVLKVVDASEVFLEKLKGVADPETKRKIIGEQFIRTFERAQAEIVAESEGEDVAFLVQGTLYPDVVESGGGEGAANIKSHHNVGGLPEDLEFELVEPLRELFKDEVRAVGTELGLPDEIVHRQPFPGPGLGIRIIGAVDKERLDLLREADAIVREEMTKAGLDREVWQMPVVLLADVRSVGVQGDSRTYGHPIVLRPVTSEDAMTADWARLPYDLIAKISNRITNEVDGVNRVVVDVTSKPPGTIEWE, translated from the coding sequence GTGCTCGTGATCGATTATGGGGCCCAGTATGCGCAGCTGATTGCTCGGCGTGTACGTGAGGCTAACGTGTATTCGGAAGTTGTTCCGCACACGTTTTCGACTGAGCAGATCCTGGCTAAGAACCCTGTTGCCTTGATTCTTTCGGGTGGCCCGTCGTCGGTTTATGCCGATGGTGCCCCGAAGGTTCCTGAAGGCTTGTTTGAGACTGGCTTGCCTACGTTGGGTATTTGCTATGGCTTCCAGGCTATGGCGAATGCGTTGGGCGGCACGGTTTCACGGACGAATCAGCGTGAGTATGGTTCGACTGCGGTGTCCTCGAAGGGCGAGGCGTGTACGCTGTTTGATGGTCTGCCGGATGCGCAGATCGCGTGGATGAGCCACGGGGATGCTGTGACCGAGGCTCCTGAGGGTTTCACTGTTTTGGCTTCCACGGAGCGCACGCCTGTTGCTGCTTTCGCTGATGAGGAGCGCAAGCTTTACGGTGTCCAGTGGCACCCTGAGGTTCAGCATTCCACGCATGGCCAGCAGCTTTTGAAGAACTTCTTGTATGAGTCGGCTGGCTTGAGCCCAGACTGGACTGCTGAGTCCGTGGTGGAGGACCAGGTTGCGCGGATCCGTGAACAGATCGGTAACAAGCGCGCGATTTGCGGCCTTTCTGGTGGTGTTGACTCCGCTGTTGCTGCTGCTTTGGTTCAGCGCGCGGTGGGGGATCAGCTGACGTGTGTCTATGTTGACCATGGTTTGATGCGTGCCGGTGAGTCGGAGGCTATTGAGCAGGCTTTCGGTAAGGCTCATGGCGGCGCTGTGCTGAAGGTCGTTGACGCTTCCGAGGTGTTCTTGGAGAAGCTCAAGGGCGTCGCGGATCCTGAGACGAAGCGCAAGATCATCGGCGAGCAGTTCATCCGCACGTTTGAGCGTGCTCAGGCTGAGATTGTCGCTGAGTCCGAGGGTGAGGACGTTGCGTTTTTGGTTCAGGGCACGTTGTACCCGGACGTTGTCGAGTCTGGTGGCGGTGAGGGTGCGGCCAACATTAAGAGCCACCACAATGTAGGTGGCTTGCCTGAGGATCTCGAGTTCGAGCTGGTTGAGCCGCTGCGTGAGCTGTTCAAGGACGAGGTTCGTGCTGTTGGTACGGAGCTTGGCTTGCCGGATGAGATTGTTCACCGTCAGCCGTTCCCTGGCCCGGGTCTTGGCATCCGCATCATTGGTGCGGTGGATAAGGAACGCCTGGATCTGTTGCGTGAAGCAGATGCCATTGTCCGCGAGGAAATGACCAAGGCTGGCTTGGACCGCGAGGTGTGGCAGATGCCTGTTGTTTTGCTGGCTGATGTCCGCTCGGTGGGTGTTCAGGGCGATAGCCGTACGTATGGTCACCCGATCGTGTTGCGTCCGGTCACGAGCGAGGACGCGATGACTGCGGATTGGGCGCGGTTGCCGTATGACTTGATCGCGAAGATCTCTAACCGCATCACGAATGAAGTTGACGGAGTGAACCGTGTGGTTGTCGATGTGACGTCGAAGCCACCGGGCACGATCGAGTGGGAGTGA
- a CDS encoding DUF3817 domain-containing protein, with protein sequence MTEQNGVPRPEDVPIPEDDPMPQRKQGFGGTETQIRGAAVFFRIAAYATGVMLLLLVAEMVLKYAFNLIAYAGGTMLRTGEANVFTLAEPGMVVDGFNVSIAVLIVHGWLYVVYLLATFILWSRMRWDLKQLILIALGGVVPFLSFVMEKKVHQQVVAELEKNPQQLRRY encoded by the coding sequence ATGACTGAGCAGAATGGTGTTCCGCGTCCTGAGGATGTCCCTATTCCGGAGGACGATCCGATGCCGCAGCGTAAGCAGGGCTTCGGTGGGACTGAGACTCAGATCCGTGGCGCGGCAGTGTTCTTCCGCATCGCGGCGTACGCGACCGGTGTCATGTTGTTGCTGCTTGTGGCCGAGATGGTACTCAAGTATGCATTCAACTTGATTGCGTATGCGGGTGGCACGATGTTGCGTACGGGTGAAGCGAATGTGTTCACTCTGGCTGAGCCGGGCATGGTGGTCGATGGGTTCAACGTTTCGATTGCGGTGCTGATTGTTCACGGCTGGCTTTACGTTGTGTATTTGCTCGCGACGTTCATTTTGTGGTCCCGCATGCGCTGGGATTTGAAGCAGCTGATCTTGATCGCGTTGGGCGGTGTGGTTCCGTTCCTGTCGTTCGTGATGGAGAAGAAGGTGCATCAGCAGGTTGTTGCGGAGCTTGAGAAGAACCCGCAGCAGTTGCGTCGTTACTGA
- a CDS encoding DUF4011 domain-containing protein, whose product MSVQQTPETRFRDWVQSLSGSAGTDSLLRFVPTEKNAVELTHAHPSGLAQFLTGRRTRLSTLLRDPVQYKNARRTTRAMATRMREISESRGVDVGYVAAGLVTWRTLRSGRTEYYSSPLMLGRVSLQRREGVDDEELQLVGRATPNETLLRFLKSSYGIDVRPEDLLKAGYMTARFNPSGPVTVLRDIAAKAGATIVIEDRVCVSTFPAASDPVDPSVVSVNHPIIAALLDEFAPVDEDAGASYDLATKVADITGTDEPELDGQQPDGEQPDAADDGDSVSAEASAEETVRDEAIDDDATDEVAASEGDAEEGAETDAEELAEVQVAPTLLDDVETLGADDRDPADELLVTDVDDDAYAVLDAVSKGKSVTVSAPPGTDRINLAVNAAARLAADGKRVLIVAERESTMQQVTAMFADVNLETLLLKLDRKSDPESLRERLMDAILRNERAGETDTSTNDSVARDRRGELVEHIRSLHSVRSRWGASPLEAMQELARLSSEDDAPSTTVRLKRSVLDVMTDRGAVVEQLQRIAELGGFAQESVESPWYGSRLRNQGEAEAAVELVGELSDSIPELCGTLEETASSTRIKPVESFAQWGDTLRLLVAVRRSLDLFEPDIFDKPVDDLIAATASAQWRRDRGIEMSAMTRSRLRRVAKEYVRPGVHIDDLHTALTQVREQRVEWEKLATDRRYPSIPAGLERVLQTFRSVSASLNQLQAVLPEDEVRLDALPTDALQERLALLQEKKSDLDTIPERTLLMETLREKGLGELLDDFADRHVKADALAPELELAWWQSVLEAMISGDDYLALQNSRDLEKVRAEFERADAQHIQQGSARVREALSRRWKAAIADHRVGARDMRALLKVGDPTPQQLAALAPAVVGSATPVWVGAPLYLPTVLPRWSRFDAAILLDAESLALEASLTTISRVDQVVAIGDPNTGVPARLNVEVDKPLTAGKGEEPPLSAFEALGRVTLRRSLTQNTRVLDERFVETLSPQYEQGLKAFPTPATADASVELVRIEEPRATAGQGTVKSTSTEVEKVVRMVFEQLTQHPERSLAVVAGTPEHAQEIARGISNALPHHPSAVPSFQRRHEPFIVTSADRVVGLRRDSVIFSLGFANSPQGRQPQHFGELNGRNGLRFVMSSLAAARSWLYLVCALPLDQLEERMALAHSGPLAEQTPARSGMELLTRLMRSVEEPRTYELLKPGFKKKSAKTDVQPAAGVDQKAPDAVTSRDGHGGALMADLADRLRGYGLTVIQHPGFGVDLAVYGPVWHERRPLAVSVDSSPEYAQQSVRSRTRTVPAALKRRGWKPVQLWTIDVFKDPDAVARSIASQLGVDVKRRADAQRGADVERGAGISEQES is encoded by the coding sequence GTGAGCGTGCAGCAGACCCCCGAGACCCGTTTTCGTGACTGGGTTCAGTCGTTGAGTGGTTCGGCTGGTACGGATTCTTTGTTGCGGTTCGTCCCGACGGAGAAGAACGCGGTTGAGTTGACTCACGCGCATCCATCCGGTTTGGCGCAGTTTTTGACGGGACGTCGCACGCGTTTGTCGACGCTTTTGCGTGACCCGGTTCAGTACAAGAATGCTCGTCGTACGACTCGGGCGATGGCTACGCGCATGCGTGAGATCTCTGAATCTCGCGGTGTTGATGTGGGCTATGTCGCGGCTGGTTTGGTGACGTGGCGTACGTTGCGTTCGGGGCGTACCGAGTATTACTCCTCGCCGCTGATGCTGGGCCGTGTTTCGTTGCAGCGCCGCGAGGGCGTTGATGATGAAGAGTTGCAGCTGGTGGGGCGTGCTACTCCGAATGAAACGCTGCTTCGTTTCTTGAAGAGCTCGTATGGAATCGATGTGCGGCCTGAGGATCTGTTGAAGGCCGGCTACATGACGGCTCGCTTCAACCCTTCGGGTCCGGTCACCGTTTTGCGTGACATCGCCGCGAAAGCGGGCGCGACCATCGTGATTGAAGACCGGGTGTGCGTTTCGACCTTCCCGGCTGCGAGCGATCCGGTGGACCCTTCCGTTGTTTCGGTGAATCACCCGATCATTGCCGCGCTGCTGGATGAGTTTGCGCCGGTTGATGAGGACGCGGGCGCTTCCTATGACCTGGCGACAAAGGTCGCTGACATCACGGGCACAGATGAGCCCGAGCTGGATGGTCAGCAGCCGGATGGTGAGCAGCCGGACGCTGCTGATGACGGGGATTCTGTTAGCGCCGAGGCGTCTGCCGAGGAGACCGTCAGGGATGAAGCTATCGATGACGACGCGACCGATGAAGTCGCGGCGTCGGAGGGCGACGCTGAGGAAGGCGCTGAGACCGACGCTGAGGAACTTGCAGAGGTTCAGGTTGCTCCGACGTTGCTGGATGACGTCGAGACGCTGGGCGCTGATGACCGCGATCCGGCGGACGAGCTGTTGGTGACCGATGTTGATGACGATGCGTATGCGGTTTTGGATGCGGTGTCGAAGGGTAAGTCGGTTACAGTCAGCGCACCTCCGGGAACGGACCGTATTAACCTTGCTGTGAACGCGGCTGCGCGTTTGGCGGCGGATGGTAAGCGGGTACTTATTGTCGCTGAGCGCGAGTCCACGATGCAGCAGGTCACGGCGATGTTCGCGGACGTGAACCTTGAGACGTTGCTTTTGAAGCTTGACCGGAAATCCGATCCGGAGTCGTTGCGTGAGCGTTTGATGGACGCGATTTTGCGTAACGAGCGTGCGGGGGAGACGGACACGTCGACGAACGATTCTGTGGCGCGGGATCGTCGCGGCGAGTTGGTCGAGCATATTCGTTCGTTGCATTCGGTGCGTTCGCGTTGGGGTGCTTCGCCGCTGGAGGCTATGCAGGAGCTTGCGCGTTTGTCTTCTGAGGACGATGCCCCGTCGACGACGGTGCGTTTGAAGCGCTCTGTTTTGGATGTGATGACTGATCGCGGGGCTGTGGTTGAGCAGTTGCAGCGGATCGCTGAGTTGGGTGGGTTCGCTCAGGAGTCTGTTGAGAGCCCTTGGTATGGCTCGCGTTTGCGGAACCAAGGTGAGGCCGAGGCCGCGGTTGAGCTGGTCGGTGAGCTCTCGGATTCGATCCCTGAGTTGTGTGGAACTCTTGAGGAGACGGCGTCTTCGACCCGTATCAAGCCTGTTGAGTCTTTCGCGCAGTGGGGCGATACGCTGCGACTTTTGGTTGCTGTTCGCCGTAGCTTGGATCTGTTTGAACCGGATATTTTCGACAAGCCTGTCGATGATTTGATCGCGGCGACGGCCTCGGCTCAGTGGCGACGTGATCGCGGTATCGAGATGTCCGCGATGACGCGTTCGCGTTTGCGTCGTGTCGCTAAAGAGTATGTTCGCCCGGGTGTGCACATTGATGATTTGCATACGGCGTTGACCCAGGTGCGTGAGCAGCGGGTTGAGTGGGAGAAGCTTGCAACGGATCGCCGCTACCCGTCGATTCCGGCTGGTTTGGAGCGTGTGTTGCAGACGTTCCGGTCGGTTTCTGCGAGCTTGAACCAGTTGCAGGCGGTGCTTCCTGAGGATGAGGTTCGGTTGGATGCGTTGCCGACCGACGCATTGCAGGAACGTTTGGCGTTGTTGCAAGAGAAGAAGTCTGATCTGGATACGATCCCGGAGCGCACGCTTCTGATGGAGACGTTGCGTGAGAAGGGGCTCGGTGAGCTTCTGGATGATTTCGCTGATCGCCATGTGAAGGCTGACGCTTTGGCGCCGGAACTTGAGCTTGCGTGGTGGCAGTCGGTTCTGGAAGCGATGATTTCGGGCGATGACTATCTTGCGTTGCAGAATTCGCGGGATCTGGAGAAGGTCCGTGCCGAATTTGAGCGCGCGGATGCCCAGCACATTCAGCAGGGTTCGGCGCGGGTGCGGGAGGCTCTTTCGCGCCGTTGGAAGGCCGCGATTGCTGATCACCGTGTGGGTGCGCGGGACATGCGTGCATTGTTGAAGGTGGGGGATCCGACGCCGCAGCAGCTTGCGGCTTTGGCCCCGGCTGTTGTGGGTTCGGCGACTCCCGTGTGGGTCGGTGCCCCGTTGTATTTGCCGACGGTTTTGCCGCGTTGGTCGCGTTTCGATGCCGCTATCTTGTTGGATGCGGAGTCGCTTGCGCTCGAGGCATCGTTGACGACGATCAGCCGTGTCGATCAGGTCGTGGCGATCGGTGACCCGAACACGGGCGTGCCTGCCCGGTTGAATGTTGAGGTCGACAAGCCGTTGACTGCTGGCAAGGGTGAAGAGCCGCCACTGAGTGCTTTCGAGGCGCTTGGCCGCGTGACGTTGCGCCGTAGCTTGACTCAAAACACGCGGGTTTTGGACGAGCGTTTCGTTGAGACGTTGAGCCCTCAATATGAGCAGGGTTTGAAGGCTTTCCCAACCCCGGCAACGGCTGATGCCTCTGTTGAGTTGGTACGGATTGAGGAACCGCGTGCAACTGCAGGTCAGGGGACGGTGAAGTCCACCTCGACTGAGGTTGAGAAGGTTGTGCGGATGGTGTTCGAGCAACTGACACAGCATCCTGAGCGTTCGCTCGCTGTTGTTGCTGGAACTCCTGAACATGCACAGGAGATTGCTCGTGGCATCAGTAACGCTCTTCCGCATCACCCAAGCGCGGTGCCGTCGTTCCAGCGCCGTCATGAGCCGTTCATCGTGACGTCTGCTGATCGCGTTGTTGGCCTGCGGCGTGACTCGGTGATTTTCTCGCTGGGTTTCGCGAACAGTCCGCAGGGCCGCCAGCCCCAGCATTTCGGTGAGCTGAATGGTCGTAATGGTTTGAGGTTCGTGATGTCGAGCCTTGCCGCGGCTCGTTCGTGGCTGTATCTGGTGTGCGCTTTGCCTCTCGATCAGCTTGAGGAACGCATGGCTTTGGCTCATAGCGGTCCGCTGGCTGAGCAGACCCCGGCGCGGTCGGGTATGGAGCTGCTGACTCGTCTGATGCGTTCGGTTGAGGAACCGCGCACGTATGAGTTGTTGAAGCCTGGCTTCAAGAAGAAGTCCGCGAAGACTGACGTGCAGCCGGCGGCTGGCGTCGATCAGAAGGCGCCCGATGCGGTTACTAGCCGTGACGGGCATGGCGGCGCTTTGATGGCGGACTTGGCTGATCGCCTGCGTGGCTACGGGCTGACTGTCATCCAGCATCCGGGTTTCGGCGTGGATCTGGCGGTATATGGGCCGGTATGGCACGAGCGTCGTCCGCTCGCGGTTTCCGTGGATTCCTCGCCGGAGTATGCGCAGCAGTCGGTGCGTAGCCGTACGCGTACCGTACCGGCGGCTCTGAAGCGTCGAGGATGGAAGCCTGTTCAGCTGTGGACGATTGACGTGTTCAAGGATCCCGATGCGGTCGCTCGGAGCATCGCCTCGCAGCTCGGTGTTGATGTAAAGCGCAGAGCCGATGCACAGCGCGGTGCCGACGTAGAGCGCGGGGCTGGCATCTCTGAGCAGGAATCGTGA
- a CDS encoding SURF1 family cytochrome oxidase biogenesis protein: protein MLKTALQPKWLALLLACLVVSTGFVWLSKWQFDRSVDHAPTTQEQSETAVPLEGHFEPGRDMTHADADQIVTMKGRYVEGTQAYVQDRLFEGEQGFWVVQAFEVDGVSDVMPVVRGWQPGKSEVPPATDADEVTVTGRLLPSEAPIARGRADDLHGLPVLKDVSAARLSNMWNRDAYAGFVVVFEQSPDDVKAGVDQLKHVYVAPGYLQENQLNWLNVFYGVEWIVFAVFSLFVWWRLVRDDYQNELKFEAELAAWQKRQDARVAQAQAEARERLAAQASGSELGDAGPEDDAGAENNTDPGNRENG, encoded by the coding sequence GTGCTAAAGACTGCTCTTCAACCTAAGTGGCTTGCCCTGCTACTCGCGTGTTTGGTGGTGTCGACGGGGTTCGTGTGGCTGAGTAAGTGGCAGTTTGATCGTTCTGTGGACCATGCGCCGACTACCCAGGAGCAGTCCGAGACCGCTGTCCCGTTGGAAGGCCATTTTGAGCCCGGTAGGGACATGACGCATGCGGATGCTGACCAGATTGTGACGATGAAGGGGCGTTACGTCGAGGGCACTCAAGCTTACGTTCAGGATCGTCTTTTCGAAGGTGAGCAGGGTTTCTGGGTTGTTCAGGCTTTTGAGGTTGATGGCGTTTCTGATGTGATGCCGGTGGTGCGGGGCTGGCAACCAGGTAAGTCTGAGGTTCCGCCCGCAACGGATGCCGACGAGGTCACGGTGACGGGTCGTCTTTTGCCGTCCGAGGCGCCGATCGCCAGGGGACGCGCGGATGATCTGCATGGGTTGCCGGTGCTGAAGGATGTTTCGGCGGCCCGGTTGTCGAATATGTGGAACCGGGATGCTTATGCGGGTTTTGTGGTGGTGTTTGAGCAGAGTCCGGACGATGTGAAGGCTGGCGTTGACCAGCTCAAGCATGTATATGTTGCGCCGGGGTATTTGCAGGAGAACCAGTTGAATTGGCTCAACGTGTTTTATGGCGTTGAGTGGATCGTGTTCGCTGTGTTCTCGTTGTTTGTGTGGTGGCGTCTGGTGCGTGATGATTACCAGAATGAGTTGAAGTTTGAGGCTGAGCTGGCTGCGTGGCAGAAGCGGCAGGATGCTCGTGTTGCGCAGGCTCAGGCCGAGGCACGGGAACGGTTGGCGGCCCAAGCGTCGGGTAGCGAATTAGGCGATGCCGGGCCGGAAGATGACGCCGGGGCTGAAAATAACACTGACCCTGGGAATAGAGAGAACGGGTAA
- the cpaB gene encoding Flp pilus assembly protein CpaB: protein MAAVSAFCCVGLGLSIVSAQAPPRASVVAPARAIAAGQSVTADDLTTVEMVGSTPDGALTRTSDVVGQTLTVDWPAGVPLHESAVAGSEMLREVGAGHVAVGVALSNTVSAGFVRRGDYVDVVLTRADEVGDVHTDVVAARAKVLWAGSPDTASDWLPLGKQDADGAIVVLEVTEDQAPVVSAAHQRGSVTLVIRRPGESER, encoded by the coding sequence GTGGCCGCAGTGAGCGCGTTCTGTTGCGTGGGCCTGGGGCTCAGCATCGTATCCGCCCAGGCCCCTCCCCGCGCGAGCGTTGTTGCGCCAGCCCGTGCGATCGCGGCCGGACAGTCCGTGACTGCTGATGACCTCACGACGGTTGAGATGGTCGGCTCTACTCCCGATGGTGCTCTCACTCGCACATCCGATGTTGTGGGGCAAACTCTAACGGTCGACTGGCCAGCGGGCGTCCCGCTGCATGAGTCCGCGGTCGCTGGCTCGGAGATGCTGCGCGAAGTCGGAGCGGGGCATGTCGCCGTGGGTGTGGCGTTGTCGAACACGGTTTCAGCAGGTTTTGTTCGACGCGGCGACTACGTTGACGTTGTACTGACCCGCGCGGATGAAGTAGGTGACGTCCACACCGACGTGGTCGCTGCCCGCGCCAAGGTCTTGTGGGCTGGCTCCCCCGATACCGCCTCCGATTGGCTGCCTCTAGGTAAGCAGGATGCCGACGGCGCGATCGTGGTCTTGGAAGTCACCGAAGATCAGGCGCCGGTGGTGTCCGCAGCTCATCAGCGCGGAAGCGTCACCTTGGTGATCCGCAGACCCGGAGAGAGCGAGCGCTGA
- a CDS encoding UbiA family prenyltransferase, protein MTADAKRSQGRLKIRWGRLGVAAIGALALVGAPVFLVLAALTPMSWWWPLASVLIAFGALVTLRTWAVQERRQEAWKRAAEEVAAQHEQEATETDEQSEVAADASEAAAETEASDELDDAQESAESETAERNTEQAVAEADDAPFDVDGDIDSGAEPAATDADAETDAETEATAEAEAEVGAEAEAAEEASGSEEAKRVAEATKAGKGWVPNKLPAPGYVSKAEARREKAEPFQAEEKKPEEVTSIRKSERARAERERQQNALDLDDIMNRRRA, encoded by the coding sequence ATGACCGCCGACGCAAAGCGCTCGCAAGGACGCCTCAAAATCCGTTGGGGCCGGCTCGGTGTAGCCGCGATTGGTGCCCTAGCTTTGGTGGGGGCGCCTGTTTTCTTGGTGCTTGCCGCTCTGACCCCGATGAGCTGGTGGTGGCCGCTGGCTAGCGTCCTGATCGCCTTTGGAGCGCTGGTTACGTTGCGGACGTGGGCTGTGCAGGAGCGCCGTCAGGAGGCCTGGAAGCGCGCTGCTGAAGAGGTCGCTGCTCAGCACGAGCAGGAAGCAACTGAGACTGACGAACAGTCTGAGGTTGCGGCCGATGCTTCGGAGGCCGCGGCTGAAACCGAAGCTTCTGATGAGCTGGACGACGCGCAGGAATCCGCAGAGTCGGAGACCGCTGAACGGAACACTGAGCAGGCCGTTGCCGAAGCGGACGACGCCCCGTTCGATGTCGACGGCGATATCGACAGCGGCGCTGAGCCTGCAGCTACCGATGCGGATGCAGAGACGGATGCCGAGACTGAAGCCACCGCTGAAGCAGAGGCCGAGGTAGGTGCCGAGGCAGAAGCCGCGGAAGAGGCGTCGGGCTCTGAGGAAGCGAAGCGTGTTGCTGAGGCAACGAAGGCCGGTAAGGGCTGGGTTCCGAATAAACTTCCGGCACCTGGTTACGTCTCTAAGGCTGAGGCTCGCCGCGAGAAGGCTGAACCGTTCCAGGCTGAGGAGAAGAAGCCTGAAGAGGTCACGTCGATCCGCAAGTCTGAGCGTGCCCGCGCCGAGCGTGAACGTCAGCAGAACGCGTTGGACCTGGACGACATCATGAACCGTCGTCGGGCATAA
- a CDS encoding 5-formyltetrahydrofolate cyclo-ligase, with the protein MEETSANLHEAAPHTDASRDAKKALRSRIRSARRQRGADARKAAAEGFARRSAELIRVARHVTPEDAVPVVLAYCAADTEPDVSHAMRSLHDAGVRVAVPRSLPGARMSWVRWHPDLDIAIGTVAPVPEPVGGEDLELPTHPMVVVLPALAVDAAGLRLGQGGGFYDRFVETLPAGSVLIATVFEDEVYPAGEVPSDPWDAVADYAWTPHNLHQLR; encoded by the coding sequence GTGGAAGAGACCTCAGCCAATCTGCATGAAGCCGCCCCGCACACGGATGCCTCACGTGATGCGAAAAAAGCTCTGCGTTCCCGCATCAGGTCTGCGCGCCGTCAACGTGGCGCCGATGCGCGAAAGGCCGCCGCAGAAGGTTTCGCGCGGCGTTCCGCAGAGCTAATCCGAGTAGCGCGGCACGTAACGCCGGAAGATGCTGTTCCAGTTGTGCTCGCATATTGCGCAGCAGATACGGAACCCGATGTTTCCCATGCGATGCGTTCCCTGCACGACGCGGGTGTGCGCGTTGCGGTTCCACGGAGCCTGCCTGGTGCGCGTATGAGTTGGGTGCGGTGGCATCCCGACCTTGACATCGCCATCGGAACGGTGGCGCCGGTTCCTGAACCGGTTGGCGGCGAAGACCTTGAACTGCCGACGCATCCGATGGTGGTCGTGTTGCCGGCACTGGCCGTGGATGCGGCCGGGCTACGGCTGGGGCAAGGCGGCGGATTCTATGACCGGTTTGTTGAAACCCTCCCAGCCGGATCGGTTCTGATCGCGACAGTGTTTGAGGATGAGGTCTACCCCGCCGGCGAAGTCCCTTCCGATCCGTGGGATGCCGTAGCCGACTACGCGTGGACCCCTCACAACCTGCATCAGCTGCGCTAA
- a CDS encoding pyridoxal phosphate-dependent aminotransferase has translation MSEIKQSAKLNNVLYDIRGPVLKEAQRIEEQGNRVLKLNIGNPAPFGFEAPDAVLVDMIRNLPHAQGYSDSKGILSARTAVSQYYQTKGIQTIGVDDIYLGNGVSELIQLSLNALLNQGDEVLIPAPDYPLWTAATSLSGGKPVHYLCVEEEGWMPDLEDMESKITPRTKGIVVINPNNPTGAVYPKHVLEGILELARKHGLVVFADEIYEKITYDGAQMHNMAALSDDVLTLSFSGLSKAYRVCGYRSGWMAISGPKHTAADYIEGIDLLANMRLCANVPAQHAIQTALGGYQSINDLILPGGRLLEQRNVAYHRLNAIPGVSAQQADGSLYLFPRLDPEVYPIKDDEQFALDLLRQQRILVTQGTGFNWPNPDHFRLVFLPGVDLLNEALDRIEEYLEGLRERGVRY, from the coding sequence ATGTCGGAGATCAAACAGTCAGCCAAGCTCAACAATGTTCTGTATGACATCCGTGGGCCTGTGCTTAAGGAAGCGCAACGCATCGAAGAGCAGGGCAACCGTGTCCTGAAGCTGAACATCGGCAATCCCGCGCCGTTCGGTTTTGAGGCGCCCGATGCGGTGTTGGTTGACATGATCCGGAACCTTCCGCATGCGCAGGGGTATTCGGATTCGAAGGGCATTTTGTCTGCCCGCACTGCTGTCAGCCAGTACTACCAGACCAAGGGCATCCAGACCATCGGGGTCGATGACATCTACCTTGGCAACGGTGTTTCTGAGCTGATCCAGCTGAGCTTGAACGCGTTGCTGAACCAGGGCGATGAGGTTCTGATTCCTGCGCCGGACTATCCGCTGTGGACTGCCGCGACGTCGTTGTCGGGTGGTAAGCCGGTTCACTACTTGTGTGTCGAGGAAGAGGGGTGGATGCCTGACCTCGAGGATATGGAAAGCAAGATCACGCCTCGCACTAAGGGCATCGTGGTGATCAACCCGAACAACCCGACTGGCGCGGTGTACCCGAAGCACGTGCTCGAGGGGATTTTGGAGCTTGCTCGTAAGCATGGGCTGGTGGTTTTCGCGGATGAGATTTACGAGAAGATCACGTATGACGGCGCGCAGATGCACAACATGGCGGCGCTTTCGGACGATGTCTTGACGCTGTCTTTCTCTGGGTTGTCGAAGGCTTACCGCGTGTGTGGTTACCGTTCTGGCTGGATGGCTATCTCGGGCCCTAAGCACACTGCCGCTGACTACATTGAGGGCATCGATTTGCTCGCGAACATGCGCTTGTGCGCTAACGTTCCTGCGCAACACGCGATCCAGACGGCACTGGGCGGTTACCAGTCGATCAACGACTTGATTCTGCCGGGTGGGCGTTTGCTGGAGCAGCGTAACGTCGCGTATCACCGTTTGAACGCGATCCCTGGTGTTTCGGCGCAGCAGGCTGATGGGTCGCTTTACTTGTTCCCGCGCCTTGACCCTGAGGTGTACCCGATCAAGGACGACGAGCAGTTCGCGTTGGATCTTTTGCGTCAGCAGCGGATCCTTGTGACGCAGGGTACCGGGTTCAATTGGCCGAACCCGGACCACTTCCGGCTCGTGTTCTTGCCGGGCGTGGATCTGCTCAATGAAGCGCTGGACCGCATCGAGGAATACCTCGAGGGTCTGCGTGAGCGCGGCGTCCGTTACTGA